In a single window of the Cydia amplana chromosome 4, ilCydAmpl1.1, whole genome shotgun sequence genome:
- the LOC134647648 gene encoding uncharacterized protein LOC134647648, whose protein sequence is MRYITALCLIFALECTCEVVIQLEPEKTAKVIESAIKCTSKHGLNLDVLERLRSKERTKDEKFLKFLYCTLEDLKVVKKNGYYIEDEALKFVPKQHQAVLKKALEECNKKPGKDRIDVLYNVSRCLRDDSNLRVSI, encoded by the exons ATGCGTTACATAACCGCCTTGTGCTTAATATTTGCCTTGGAGTGTACTTGTGAAgtg GTAATACAACTAGAACCAGAGAAGACTGCAAAAGTAATTGAAAGTGCTATCAAATGTACTAGCAAGCATGGACTCAATTTAGATGTACTGGAAAGATTAAGGAGTAAAGAGAGAACAAAAGATGAAAAATTCTTGAAGTTTTTATACTGCACCCTTGAAGATCTTAAAGTTGTGAAGAAAAATGGATACTACATTGAGGATGAAGCCCTGAAGTTTGTACCGAAACAACATCAAGCAGTTCTAAAGAAGGCTCTAGAGGAATGCAACAAGAAACCAGGAAAGGATCGCATTGATGTATTGTACAATGTCTCCAGGTGTTTGAGAGACGATAGCAATTTACGCGTGTCAATCTAA
- the LOC134647294 gene encoding general odorant-binding protein 56d-like: MKTLLVLAAFVAVTCANNVHLSQSQKDKVQQYIVECMKQSGVKPEVLAEAKKQNFKDDEALKKFMLCFFQKSGIMDRDGRLNVDVALSKLPQGADKAGVKKALEECRAKKGRDSADTAFEVFKCYHRATPTHVVF, encoded by the exons ATGAAGACCCTGCTGGTATTAGCTGCGTTTGTTGCAGTCACTTGTGCTAAT AATGTGCATCTATCACAATCACAAAAGGACAAGGTTCAACAGTACATCGTAGAATGCATGAAACAATCCGGGGTCAAACCCGAAGTTTTGGCCGAAGCGAAGAAGCAAAATTTCAAGGATGACGAAGCGTTGAAGAAGTTTATGCTCTGCTTCTTCCAAAAGTCCGGGATTATGGACCGCGATGGAAGGTTGAACGTCGACGTGGCTCTTTCGAAGTTGCCCCAGGGCGCGGATAAGGCAGGAGTTAAGAAGGCTCTGGAAGAATGTAGGGCAAAGAAAGGCAGGGACTCCGCTGACACTGCTTTTGAAGTTTTCAAGTGTTATCATCGCGCTACTCCCACTCATGTTgtgttttaa
- the LOC134647529 gene encoding uncharacterized protein LOC134647529 yields MAEESSEPSCQLRRRRSAGNPNLPLNLEVGYQVNEGGPSHGTPSPSPGCIKFAASSRSPTSSSALLEFRKKQQSFDIQIEECEEEEILIESDEETEPGTPAPMINRAVTPTPIQDFAANVVYTEGNILIAIHTYQGCPQVTDFLKVNAIEQDCLTDVSDADSDAEGDGEE; encoded by the exons ATGGCAGAAGAGTCTTCTGAACCTTCCTGCCAGCTCCGTAGACGCCGCTCCGCGGGCAACCCGAACCTGCCCTTGAACCTCGAGGTGGGGTACCAGGTGAATGAAGGGGGGCCCAGCCACGGGACCCCGTCTCCGTCTCCTGGGTGCATCAAGTTTGCTGCGAGCTCGAGGTCGCCCACGTCTTCTTCAGCCCTTTTAGAGTTTAGGAAGAAGCAACAGTCTTTTGATATACAG ATCGAAGAGTGTGAAGAGGAAGAGATATTAATAGAGAGTGATGAAGAAACCGAGCCGGGCACCCCAGCTCCCATGATCAACCGTGCCGTGACGCCCACGCCTATACAGGACTTCGCTGCCAACGTCGTTTACACCGAAGGTAACATTCTCATTGCTATACatacctaccagggat GTCCACAAGTAACAGATTTCCTGAAGGTCAATGCTATAGAACAGGACTGCCTCACAGACGTTTCAGACGCGGATTCGGACGCCGAAGGCGACGGCGAGGAGTAA
- the LOC134647296 gene encoding N-alpha-acetyltransferase 35, NatC auxiliary subunit, which translates to MGDSDDYFDGVGTMESMPDAPEVTYNWVDVTTDFFKHIQDLQLGELLHDGHLFGLFEAMSAIEMMDPKMDAGMLCNRGNPKPLNFQQAVQAGKLKVDDLEPSELIGIIDATMACIVSWLEGHSLAQTVFTNLYLHQPHSINNRTLKAYCIAVYKLLDCIRDCINKAQVFEEEDFQPMGYGYRLGSNPQTGNTFDPNLEVPEQKCIAMLREQEEELNKKARASGEEDNVWTALAARIRFTRMFYQALLLITKKDPQSGADCVALLNGCSEMMKVIIKTAGLGTQPVENSDSPNPMGFEPMVNQRLLPPTFPRYTRIKPRAEALAYCDELVSRLRRAWKITSCTNFHTALDFFMEFSRQRACILSRSALQLLYLSPSPASTASMAQSAMNAPPGQPRPPHAFVEILRESVRSFVNPPALTPKSPIPTPQAREFVENFLARCVRPFAVLLQVCGHNRARQRDKLALLLDEFAALQEEAESVDAVVSGAAGTAPRACFGTWLLYHVLRVMIAYLLSGLELELYSVHEYHYIFWYLYEFLYGWLVSALGRAEGLAGEAAARRDPRRGARKKKRARPYAREALMCQVMQNMCGGYYKALVAFKLQGKIRQPQSQFDNEAVRYKHRFAPLSVLTPPQVHYHEFTEMTQPAQYENPVILYLGGCKHFQQARSLLETITTPDQEITDLLKVAKTNFVVLKLLAGGHKRDSTTPPEFDFTVHRHFPIIKLV; encoded by the exons ATGGGTGACAGTGACGATTATTTCGATGGTGTTGG GACCATGGAGTCTATGCCGGATGCACCTGAAGTCACATACAACTGGGTTGATGTCACCACTGATTTCTTCAAACATATACAAG ATTTACAACTAGGTGAACTCTTACATGATGGCCACCTGTTTGGCTTATTTGAAGCCATGTCGGCCATTGAAATGATGGACCCAAAGATGGATGCTGGGATGCTTTGTAACCGAGGCAACCCCAAACCACTCAACTTTCAGCAGGCTGTTCAG GCAGGGAAATTGAAGGTTGACGACCTAGAGCCAAGTGAATTGATTGGTATAATAGATGCAACAATGGCCTGCATTGTCTCATGGTTGGAAGGTCATTCCCTGGCGCAGACTGTCTTCACGAACCTGTACTTGCATCAGCCTCATTCAATAAACAACAGGACACTAAAGGCATATTGTATTGCTGTTTATAAGCTGCTGGATTGTATAAGAGATTGTATTAACAA AGCCCAAGTGTTTGAAGAAGAGGATTTCCAACCAATGGGCTATGGTTACCGCCTGGGCTCAAACCCGCAGACTGGTAACACTTTTGATCCCAATCTGGAGGTCCCGGAGCAGAAGTGTATTGCCATGCTCCGGGAACAGGAGGAGGAGCTTAATAAGAAGGCTAGGGCTTCTGGTGAGGAG GACAACGTATGGACCGCGCTAGCCGCCCGCATCCGCTTCACCAGGATGTTCTACCAGGCGCTCCTCCTGATTACCAAGAAGGACCCTCAGTCTGGCGCGGACTGCGTGGCCCTGCTCAACGGCTGCTCCGAGATGATGAAGGTCATCATCAAGACGGCTGGGCTGGGGACTCAACCTGTAGAGAATT cggACTCTCCAAACCCAATGGGGTTCGAGCCGATGGTAAACCAGCGGTTGCTCCCGCCCACGTTCCCGCGCTACACCCGCATCAAGCCGCGGGCCGAGGCGCTGGCTTACTGCGACGAGCTCGTGTCGAGGCTGCGGCGCGCGTGGAAGATCACCTCCTGCACCAACTTCCACACTGCACTG GACTTCTTCATGGAGTTTAGCCGGCAGCGCGCGTGCATCCTGTCCCGCTCGGCGCTGCAGCTGCTGTACCTCAGCCCGTCTCCCGCCAGCACGGCCAGTATGGCCCAGAGCGCCATGAACGCGCCGCCCGGACAACCCAGGCCGCCGCACGCCTTCGTCGAGATACTGCGAGAGTCCGTTCGAAGCTTCGTCAATCCGCCGGCGTTGACGCCCAAGTCACCTATACCTACACCACAG GCACGCGAATTTGTAGAGAACTTCCTCGCTCGCTGCGTTCGTCCGTTCGCAGTGTTACTGCAGGTCTGCGGACATAATCGTGCGCGCCAGCGAGACAAGTTGGCCCTATTGTTAGATGAATTCGCAGCGCTGCAAGAAGAG GCAGAAAGCGTGGACGCAGTGGTGAGCGGAGCAGCCGGCACAGCGCCTCGGGCGTGCTTCGGCACGTGGCTCTTATACCACGTGCTGCGCGTCATGATCGCCTACCTGCTGTCCGGGCTGGAACTAGAACTCTACAGCGTGCACGAGTACCATTACATATTCTG GTACCTGTACGAGTTCCTGTACGGCTGGCTGGTGTCCGCGCTGGGCCGCGCGGAGGGGCTGGCGGGCgaggcggccgcgcggcgcgacCCCCGCCGCGGCGCGCGCAAGAAGAAGCGCGCCCGGCCCTACGCCAGGGAGGCGCTCATGTGCCAGGTCATGCAGAACATGTGCGGGGGATACTATAAG GCTTTAGTAGCGTTCAAACTGCAAGGCAAAATCCGGCAGCCGCAATCGCAGTTCGACAACGAAGCCGTGCGTTACAAGCACCGCTTCGCGCCGCTGTCCGTGCTCACGCCCCCGCAAGTCCACTACCACGAGTTCACGGAGATGACGCAGCCGGCCCA ataCGAAAATCCTGTGATACTATATTTAGGGGGGTGCAAACACTTTCAGCAAGCTAGATCGCTTTTAGAAACAATCACAACTCCGGATCAAGAG ATAACCGATCTTCTAAAAGTAGCAAAAACAAATTTCGTAGTATTAAAGCTGCTAGCTGGCGGACACAAGCGGGACTCCACGACGCCGCCAGAGTTCGACTTCACTGTACATAGACATTTTCCTATTATCAAACTtgtataa